A genomic region of Oncorhynchus mykiss isolate Arlee chromosome 2, USDA_OmykA_1.1, whole genome shotgun sequence contains the following coding sequences:
- the LOC118937298 gene encoding ovochymase-2-like has protein sequence MGGSRVKTTGVLLCLCYCINTGILDDLSGPKCGLPQIRNLIDRSLRIVGGLEARYGSHPWLVSLRSRGFHFCGGAILTERWILTAAHCFSVVSTNFLRNVSVVIGEYDQRVPDEEEQTFTVNTIKIHEKYQHASPMSYDIALLEINGQIRLGRFSLRYSDGRLSLFLRP, from the exons ATGGGAGGTTCACGGGTGAAGACCACTGGGGTTCTACTCTGTCTGTGTTACTGTATCAACACTGGAATTTTAGATGATCTCTCTG GTCCAAAGTGCGGTCTTCCACAGATCAGGAACCTCATTGACCGCTCTTTGAGAATCGTTGGAGGGTTGGAGGCAAGATATGGATCCCACCCCTGGTTG GTTTCACTGAGGTCCAGGGGTTTTCATTTCTGTGGAGGGGCTATCCTGACGGAGCGCTGGATCCTGACTGCTGCCCACTGCTTCTCCGTCGTCTCTAC AAACTTTCTGAGGAACGTTAGTGTTGTGATTGGGGAGTACGACCAAAGGGTTCCTGATGAAGAAGAACAGACCTTCACTGTGAACACCATCAAAATTCACGAAAAGTACCAGCACGCCTCTCCTATGAGCTATGACATAGCTCTGCTGGAAATCAATGGACAGATCCGATTGGGCAGGTTTTCTCTCCGTTATAGTGACGGGCGGTTGAGTTTGTTTTTACGGCCGTAA
- the LOC110498866 gene encoding ovochymase-2, with protein sequence MENDTLCHSDQLTVSVGADSGRPIGRFCGSAPPPPVLINSHSASLQFVSDVSGTGSGFVVRFRGVEGNSVPASGCGTVALVQDQRAVHSLNYPQSYSNNSVCHWVIYAPKGHVVKLDFDDFELEQSDDCEYDSLIVLGDVYTKEEIAVLCGRNVPPPVLSYDNVMVLQFTSDSTVTYRGFHATVSFISKIDLLDGESEDDTVHFQHSLPDSCGMPHVRAASTSSESLEGAGESRHAWPWDVRLSKDTNNICYGAIIQPAWVLTAAHCLLGLEDQSLRSLLVETGGPKNQVG encoded by the exons ATGGAGAATGACACCCTCTGTCACAGTGACCAACTCACGGTATCTGTGGGTGCAGACTCAGGGAGGCCTATTG GGAGGTTCTGTGGCAGCGCCCCGCCGCCCCCAGTGCTCATCAACTCCCACAGTGCTTCTCTCCAATTTGTGTCTGATGTCAGTGGAACAGGAAGCGGATTTGTTGTTAGATTCCGAGGTGTCGAGGGAAATTCTGTGCCTG CGTCGGGATGTGGCACCGTGGCTCTGGTCCAGGATCAGAGGGCCGTACACAGTCTCAACTACCCACAATCCTACAGCAACAACTCTGTCTGCCACTGGGTCATCTACGCCCCCAAGGGTCACGTTGTCAAG CTTGACTTTGATGACTTTGAACTGGAGCAATCGGATGACTGCGAGTATGACTCGCTGATTGTTCTTGGAGATGTGTATACAAAAGAGGAGATAG CGGTGCTGTGTGGTAGGAATGTGCCTCCCCCCGTTCTGAGCTATGACAACGTGATGGTCCTCCAGTTCACCTCTGATAGCACAGTCACCTACCGAGGCTTCCACGCCACTGTGTCATTCATCAGTAAGATCG ACCTGCTGGATGGGGAGTCAGAGGATGACACTGTTCACTTTCAACACTCACTGCCAG ACTCGTGTGGAATGCCTCATGTCCGTGCTGCCTCGACCTCCAGTGAGTCTCTGGAAGGAGCGGGGGAGTCGCGACACGCCTGGCCCTGGGACGTTCGGCTCAGCAAGGACACTAACAACATCTGCTATGGGGCCATCATCCAGCCTGCCTGGGTCCTCACTGCTGCACACTGCCTTCTAGGCCT GGAGGACCAATCATTAAGGTCACTGTTGGTGGAGACGGGAGGCCCGAAGAACCAGGTAGGATGA
- the LOC118942948 gene encoding coagulation factor XI-like, producing the protein MLSSWESQTGGPWNSTVEPLEVPLVSHADCERYNTGRLTARMLCAGPPQHRGQDTCTGPGDSGGALVCQRKDSGYFVLGVSSRKEGCGKFQRPGVYTSVPMITDWIHEQLHEDSADSSRTLPYQKQQEELAFSIDHDDNNYGAESSGESY; encoded by the exons ATGCTTTCATCGTGGGAGAGTCAGACAG GTGGACCATGGAACAGCACTGTTGAGCCGCTAGAGGTGCCACTTGTGAGTCATGCTGACTGTGAGCGTTATAACACTGGTAGACTGACCGCTAGAATGCTGTGTGCTGGGCCGCCACAGCATCGTGGACAGGACACGTGCACG ggtCCAGGTGATTCTGGGGGAGCACTGGTGTGTCAGAGAAAGGACTCTGGTTACTTTGTCTTGGGAGTGAGCAGCCGAAAGGAAGGCTGTGGGAAGTTCCAGAGGCCAGGAGTCTACACCTCAGTCCCCATGATAACAGACTGGATCCACGAACAACTCCACG AAGATTCAGCTGACTCCTCTAGAACCCTGCCATACCAGAAGCAGCAGGAGGAGCTGGCCTTCAGCATAGATCATGATGATAATAACTATGGAGCGGAGTCATCTGGAGAATCCTATTAG